The following DNA comes from Enterocloster bolteae.
CCGGTACACCTGCTGTTTATCAACCTTCTGACCGATTCACTGCCGGCCATAGCCATCGGCATGGAGCCGGCTGAGAAGGATTTACTGTCGGAGGCGCCCAGAAATCCGAAGACAGGCATCCTGACAAAGGACTTCATGACCACTATTCTGACCCAGGGCGGAATCATAGCTGTCTGTACCATGATCGCCTTCCACACAGGTCTTAGAACCGGCAGCGCGGCCACAGCCAGCACCATGGCGTTTGCAACCCTGACCCTGGCCCGTCTGTTCCACGGATTCAACTGCCGCAGCAAGCACAACATTTTCAAGCTGGGCTTCTCATCCAACTGGTACAGCCTGGGAGCATTTGCGGCAGGTGTGGTGCTGTTAGGTATTGTCATGTTCGTTCCGTTCATGCAGAACCTGTTTTCCGTAACACCGCTGACCCAAAGCCAGCTGATCAATGTCTGTCTCCTGGCCGCAGTACCCACGGTACTGATACAGATGTTTAAGATTATAAGAGATATTAAGCATAGGAAATAATGGGGAATTGTGGTATAATGTCCACGTAGGCAATGAGCAGTGCAAAAAAGTGGTGGGCATATATCCGTTGGGAGCTTGCTCACATAAGGATATATGCCTGCCGCTTTTTTTATAGGGCTAAGCCCGTGAACCAGCGGCCTTGGCCGCGATGTGCACTGCTGACTGAGCCCATTCAAAGCTCATCCTACCCAAAACAAAACCAACCAAAGGAAAGGGGCGGTGCTTAATGGATAAGGTCATAACAGTAAGCCGCGAATTCGGAAGCGGAGGCCGTGAGCTTGGGGTAAAGCTGGCAGAAAAGCTGGACATCCCATTTTACGACAAGGAGTTAATCTCCATGGCTGCGGACGATATCAATATTGCAGAAGAGGCATTCCAAAACTACGATGAGCATATCGTGATTCACGACCCGTTAGACAGGCAGTATTACCATGCCTTTTCTGACATTTACAAAGTACCCATGTCGGACCAGATTTTCGTGGCCCAGTCCAATGTCATCCGCAGGCTGGCTGCTCACGGTCCATGTGTCATTGTGGGACGGTGTGCAGACATGATTCTGGATGACAGCATTAACCTGTTCATCTACTCCAAGATGAGGGACCGGATTAAGCGTATGCTTATTTTGGAACCGGGTTCTGATGAGAAGGAGATGGAGCGCCGTATCCGGGAGGTGGACCGGAAACGCAAGGAGTATTACCAGTACTACACCGGCAACACATGGGGC
Coding sequences within:
- a CDS encoding AAA family ATPase; this translates as MDKVITVSREFGSGGRELGVKLAEKLDIPFYDKELISMAADDINIAEEAFQNYDEHIVIHDPLDRQYYHAFSDIYKVPMSDQIFVAQSNVIRRLAAHGPCVIVGRCADMILDDSINLFIYSKMRDRIKRMLILEPGSDEKEMERRIREVDRKRKEYYQYYTGNTWGRAQNYHLCLDSGLTGVDGCLRAVLAYLGELSE